Proteins co-encoded in one Acidithiobacillus caldus ATCC 51756 genomic window:
- a CDS encoding HugZ family pyridoxamine 5'-phosphate oxidase: MDGSGQSIRRFLRAHYRGAVATLAAGDGVPYASVVHYACDQQGRPWFLFSDLAVHSHDLAADQRASLLVWEDGPDLMALPRATFLGCIARADPDPALEGRLMTLLPGAESYLDMPDFRFYRLECARVRWIGGFGSMGWLQSETDFLLPVARELELQEAAAVAHMNADHGDALADYWRMASGQTAGAPVRLLALDAEGMDLGCGSERLRLDFPSPVATPMQWREQLVAMARQARSPHP, translated from the coding sequence ATGGACGGCAGCGGTCAGAGCATTCGCCGTTTCCTGCGCGCCCACTATCGGGGAGCCGTTGCTACCCTCGCTGCCGGCGACGGAGTGCCCTACGCGTCGGTGGTGCACTATGCCTGCGATCAGCAAGGAAGGCCCTGGTTTCTGTTTTCGGACCTGGCGGTGCACAGCCACGATCTGGCCGCGGATCAGCGCGCCTCGCTCCTGGTCTGGGAAGATGGACCCGATCTCATGGCCCTGCCGCGTGCGACCTTTCTCGGATGCATCGCTCGTGCCGACCCCGATCCGGCGCTGGAGGGGCGGCTGATGACCCTGCTGCCGGGCGCCGAGTCCTACCTCGACATGCCCGATTTTCGCTTCTATCGTCTGGAATGTGCCCGGGTGCGCTGGATCGGGGGTTTTGGCAGCATGGGTTGGCTCCAGAGCGAGACCGACTTTCTCCTGCCGGTGGCGCGGGAGCTGGAACTGCAGGAGGCGGCGGCCGTCGCCCACATGAACGCTGACCACGGCGATGCCCTCGCCGATTACTGGCGCATGGCCTCGGGACAGACGGCTGGGGCGCCGGTTCGGCTTCTGGCCCTGGACGCCGAGGGTATGGATCTGGGCTGCGGTTCCGAACGGTTGCGCCTGGATTTTCCGAGCCCAGTGGCAACGCCCATGCAGTGGCGTGAGCAGCTGGTGGCCATGGCGCGACAGGCGCGCAGTCCACACCCATGA
- a CDS encoding YajQ family cyclic di-GMP-binding protein — MPSFDVVSEIDLQEVDNALNTTRKEIGTRYDFKGSKASIERKDHELILLAEDEYKLGQMLDLLAARLVRRGVDLKALDYGAVETVGGGLERQVVRLKAGIAAEVGKRMIKHLKDGKFKAQASIQGEQLRVSGKSRDELQAAIAALRAEDFGQPLQFTNFRD, encoded by the coding sequence GTGCCCAGCTTTGATGTCGTTTCGGAAATCGACCTCCAGGAAGTGGACAACGCGCTGAATACCACGCGCAAGGAGATCGGCACGCGTTACGATTTCAAGGGCAGCAAGGCCAGTATCGAACGTAAGGATCACGAACTCATCCTGCTGGCGGAAGACGAGTACAAGCTGGGGCAGATGCTGGACCTGCTGGCGGCCCGCCTGGTCAGACGCGGCGTCGATCTGAAGGCACTGGATTACGGGGCGGTGGAAACGGTGGGGGGCGGTCTGGAGCGGCAGGTGGTCCGCCTTAAGGCGGGCATTGCCGCGGAGGTGGGCAAGCGCATGATCAAGCATCTGAAAGACGGCAAATTCAAGGCGCAGGCCAGCATCCAGGGCGAGCAACTGCGGGTCAGTGGCAAGAGCCGGGATGAACTGCAGGCAGCCATTGCCGCCTTGCGCGCCGAGGATTTTGGCCAGCCTCTGCAATTCACCAACTTCCGCGACTGA
- the gcvT gene encoding glycine cleavage system aminomethyltransferase GcvT → MTVAARATPLRAWHLAQGARMVEFADWELPLHYGSQLAEHAAVREAAGLFDVSHMRPLDVSGPQARDFLRYALANDVARLDGQDGKALYTVMVQEDGGILDDLIVTRRTAREYRLVLNAARAESDTVHLRCLARRWAGSQRAAPEIQERPDLGILACQGPVAARQLAAVLDFPELLQRKPFSTLERDQLFLSRTGYTGEDGFEIIAPGDRLLGLADALVAAGVKPAGLAARDSLRLEAGLNLYGQDMTVADSPARSNLDWTVDLRDPEREFLGRSALAAERAQGARQALRGLILKDGIARAGCAVSSREGLPLGQVTSGLFAPSLRRGIALARLTSDTPLGATVFVSLRGREHVALVVQPPFWRRGRPCHDVEERIREHDT, encoded by the coding sequence ATGACCGTGGCGGCGCGAGCCACACCATTGCGCGCCTGGCACCTGGCCCAGGGTGCGCGCATGGTGGAGTTCGCCGACTGGGAGCTGCCCCTGCACTACGGTTCCCAGCTTGCCGAGCATGCCGCCGTGCGGGAAGCCGCCGGGCTTTTCGACGTATCGCACATGCGGCCTCTGGACGTTTCCGGACCGCAGGCGAGGGACTTCCTCCGCTATGCCTTGGCCAACGATGTCGCCCGTCTCGACGGACAGGACGGCAAGGCGCTTTACACCGTCATGGTGCAGGAGGATGGAGGGATTCTCGACGATCTCATCGTTACCCGGCGCACCGCGCGGGAGTATCGTCTGGTGCTCAACGCGGCGCGTGCCGAGAGTGATACGGTTCATCTGCGCTGCCTTGCGCGTCGGTGGGCCGGTTCCCAGCGCGCTGCCCCAGAAATTCAGGAACGTCCAGACCTTGGCATTCTCGCCTGCCAGGGGCCCGTGGCGGCTCGGCAGTTGGCCGCAGTGCTGGATTTCCCGGAGTTGCTGCAGCGCAAACCCTTCAGTACCCTGGAACGCGACCAACTGTTTCTCTCGCGCACCGGTTACACGGGCGAGGACGGTTTCGAAATCATCGCGCCTGGGGATCGGCTGCTGGGCCTGGCGGACGCCCTGGTCGCCGCGGGGGTGAAGCCGGCCGGACTCGCAGCCCGAGATAGTCTGCGCCTCGAGGCTGGGCTGAATCTCTATGGACAGGATATGACCGTCGCCGACAGTCCGGCACGCAGCAACCTCGATTGGACCGTCGATCTGCGTGACCCGGAGCGGGAGTTCCTGGGACGGTCGGCCCTGGCCGCCGAGCGCGCTCAGGGGGCTAGGCAGGCCCTGCGCGGGCTTATCCTGAAGGATGGCATTGCCCGTGCGGGTTGTGCCGTTTCAAGCCGCGAGGGCCTTCCCCTCGGACAGGTTACGAGCGGACTTTTTGCCCCGAGCCTGCGCCGTGGTATCGCCCTGGCGCGCCTGACGTCCGACACCCCACTCGGCGCCACGGTCTTCGTATCCCTTCGGGGGCGGGAGCACGTCGCCCTCGTCGTTCAACCCCCTTTCTGGCGGCGCGGCCGCCCCTGTCACGATGTCGAGGAGCGGATACGTGAGCACGATACCTGA
- the gcvH gene encoding glycine cleavage system protein GcvH, giving the protein MSTIPEQLRYSETHEWVEDLGSGRYRVGITHHAQELLGDLVYVELPESGREVQAGTSCGVLESVKAASDLFAPLTGVVVERNEALSEHPEWLNEDPYGRAWLMVLEAPPGSTAELLDAAGYRRLIEGQ; this is encoded by the coding sequence GTGAGCACGATACCTGAGCAGTTGCGTTACAGTGAGACCCATGAGTGGGTGGAAGATCTTGGCTCCGGTCGTTACCGCGTCGGTATCACCCATCACGCTCAGGAGCTCTTGGGTGACCTGGTCTACGTGGAACTGCCAGAGAGCGGTCGCGAGGTCCAGGCGGGCACGAGCTGCGGTGTACTCGAGTCCGTCAAAGCCGCCTCCGATCTTTTCGCGCCGCTGACGGGGGTGGTGGTGGAGCGTAACGAGGCGCTCAGCGAGCACCCGGAATGGCTCAATGAAGATCCCTATGGCCGCGCCTGGCTCATGGTGCTGGAAGCCCCGCCCGGTTCCACCGCCGAGCTGCTGGATGCGGCAGGTTACCGGCGGCTTATCGAGGGGCAGTAA
- the gcvPA gene encoding aminomethyl-transferring glycine dehydrogenase subunit GcvPA, with protein sequence MPYIPHDAEETAAMLAAIDAGSIDALFDEIPEHLQGIPQGLPEGLSEMALAREFEALAGAQPLLRCFAGAGAYAHHIPATVAELIGRGEFYSAYTPYQAEASQGTLQVIFEFQTYICRLTGMEVANASLYDGASALFEACLMALRLRPERRSILVPKHLLPNWREVLDSLLPLQNIRCIEMDVDPHRGTMQVPAQAPADAAALIIPQINALGLLEDVDALQRWAKTQGLLSIAVVQPLSLALLKEPGLWGEGGADIVVGEAQALGIPLSGGGPYCGIFACRRGMVRQMPGRLVARTRDGSGRVGYCLTLQAREQHIRRGQATSNVCTNQGLMVTAATIAMATLGARGLQEAAIQSHEKASALLSALLRFEGVERVWDGPFFNEFVLRFPKPAAQLRDALLADGILAGVPLADLGLGEAGDLLIAGTEMVTDEDIDAYCAALGRFLEH encoded by the coding sequence ATGCCGTACATCCCCCACGACGCGGAGGAGACGGCGGCGATGCTGGCGGCTATCGATGCGGGCAGCATCGATGCGCTTTTCGACGAGATTCCGGAGCACCTGCAGGGTATTCCTCAGGGCTTACCCGAGGGGCTCTCGGAGATGGCCCTGGCGCGGGAGTTCGAGGCGCTGGCTGGAGCTCAGCCGCTCCTGCGCTGTTTTGCGGGGGCCGGCGCCTACGCCCACCACATTCCCGCCACCGTAGCGGAGCTCATTGGACGCGGTGAGTTCTACTCCGCTTACACGCCCTATCAGGCGGAGGCAAGTCAGGGTACGCTTCAGGTCATTTTTGAGTTTCAGACCTACATCTGCCGGCTGACTGGGATGGAGGTCGCCAATGCCTCCCTCTACGATGGTGCCAGTGCGCTCTTCGAGGCCTGTCTCATGGCCCTGCGCTTGCGGCCGGAGCGGCGCAGCATCCTCGTGCCAAAGCACTTGTTACCCAATTGGCGTGAGGTGCTGGACAGCCTGCTGCCTCTGCAGAACATCCGCTGCATCGAGATGGACGTCGATCCGCATCGGGGCACTATGCAAGTACCGGCGCAGGCCCCGGCCGATGCCGCTGCCCTCATCATTCCGCAGATCAATGCCTTGGGTCTTCTGGAGGATGTCGACGCTCTGCAACGCTGGGCCAAGACACAGGGCCTGCTGAGCATTGCCGTCGTTCAGCCGCTGAGCCTTGCCCTGCTGAAGGAGCCCGGCCTCTGGGGTGAGGGTGGTGCCGATATCGTGGTCGGTGAGGCGCAGGCCCTGGGGATTCCCCTGAGTGGCGGTGGCCCCTACTGCGGCATCTTTGCCTGTCGCCGGGGGATGGTCCGGCAGATGCCGGGGCGGCTCGTGGCGAGGACCCGCGATGGATCCGGCAGGGTCGGATATTGCCTTACCCTGCAGGCGCGCGAACAGCATATTCGCCGTGGTCAGGCAACGAGTAATGTCTGTACCAATCAGGGCTTGATGGTGACAGCCGCGACCATCGCGATGGCTACCCTGGGCGCTCGCGGATTACAGGAGGCCGCCATCCAGAGTCACGAAAAAGCCAGTGCCTTGCTCTCTGCCCTGCTGCGTTTCGAGGGTGTGGAGCGTGTCTGGGATGGGCCCTTCTTCAACGAATTTGTGCTGCGTTTCCCCAAGCCCGCCGCCCAGCTGCGCGATGCGCTCTTGGCGGACGGAATCCTTGCTGGAGTACCTCTGGCAGATCTGGGCCTTGGCGAGGCTGGTGATCTGCTCATCGCTGGTACCGAGATGGTGACGGACGAAGACATCGATGCCTACTGCGCGGCGCTTGGCCGATTTCTGGAGCACTGA